Part of the Pseudomonas sp. Leaf58 genome is shown below.
ACACCCTTCGTCATCGACCTGTGCGTCGGCAGTGAGGACATCGACGGCCTCGGCCACGCTAACAATGCGGTCTACGTCACTTGGTTGGAGCGTTGCGCCTGGCGCCATTCCCAGCGCCTGGGCCTGGACCTTGCCGAGTATCGCCGGCTGGATCGTGCCATGGCCGTGGTGCGCCACGAAATCGACTATTTGGCTGCCGCCTACGAGGATGACGAACTGCAGTTGGCTACTTGGATCATCCACTGGGACCAACGCCTGCGCATGACCCGGCGCTTTCAGCTCAAGCGCCCGCGTGATGGTGTGACCTTGCTGCGCGCTCAAACCACCTTTGCTTGCATCGAGTTGTCCAGCGGCAAGCCCAAGCGCATGCCAGCGGAATTCCTCGACGGTTACGGCCCGGCGCTGATCGGCGCCTGAAACACCGGCAATGTTTGCTAGACTGCCGCTTTTTCCGCCGAGACCCCGCTATGCAAATTGCCCTGGCCCCCATGGAGGGGCTGGTCGACAACATCCTACGCGACGTGCTGACCCGCGTGGGCGGTATCGACTGGTGCGTCACCGAGTTCATTCGTGTGTGCGACCGCCTGTTGCCGCCGTCTTCGTTCAACAAGCTGGCGCCTGAACTGCGCCAGGGCGCGCGCACAGCTGCTGGGGTGCCCATGCGCGTGCAGTTGTTGGGTTCGGACCCGGTGTGCCTGGCAGAAAACGCCGCGCTGGCCTGCGAGTTGGGGGCGCCGGTGATCGACCTGAACTTCGGTTGCCCGGCCAAGACTGTGAACAAGTCCCGCGGTGGTGCGGTGCTGCTCAAGGAGCCGGAGTTGCTGCACGCAATTGTGCGTGAAGTGCGCCGCGCCGTGCCGGCGCATATCCCGGTCACCGCGAAGATGCGGCTGGGCTTCGACAGCCCCGATGGCGCGCTGGACTGCGCCACCGCGCTAGCCGAGGGCGGCTCGGCGCACCTGGTGGTGCATGCGCGGACCAAGGTCGAAGGCTACAAGCCGCCGGCCCACTGGGAGTGGGTGGCGCGGGTGCAGGATGTGGTCAAGGTGCCGGTGTTCGCCAATGGCGAAATATGGACCGTGGACGACTGGCGACGCTGCCGTGAGGTCAGTGGTGCCGATGACATCATGCTGGGCCGCGGGCTGGTCTCGCGCCCCGACCTGGGCTTGCAGATTGCTGCGGCGCGTGACGGGCGGGCCTATCAGCCGATGAGTTGGGATGACCTGCTGCCATTGTTGCGTGAGTTTTGGCGCCAGGCTCAGGCCAAGCTGTCGCCACGGTATGCGCCGGGGCGGTTGAAGCAGTGGCTGGCGATGCTGACTCGCAGTTATCCCGAGGCGGTGGTGCTGTTTGCCGAGTTGCGCCGGGAAGATGATTGCGTGCGGATCAGCCGGTTGCTGGGGGTTGAGATGCAGGCGCTTGAAGCTTGTGTTGCCTGATAGGGCCTTTTCGCGGGTAAACCCGCTCCTACACACCAAAAGGGCCCGCACATCCGGCGCAAAAAAATTGGATTTTTTTTTTGCATCCCTCTTGAAAGCGTTTCCTCCAACCCTATCTCTTGAGTACGCGATGCCGAAGTCGGGTCGCGTAGTGACTTACTTGCTGAATCTCAGGAGTTTATGACCATGACTACCGCTTTCTCTCTTGCTCCACTGTTCCGCCATTCCGTTGGTTTCGACCGTTTCAACGACCTGTTCGAATCCGCAGCACGTAACGAGGCCGGTAGCAGCTACCCGCCCTACAACGTGGAAAAGCATGGCGATGACCACTACCGCATCGTGGTTGCCGCAGCCGGTTTCCAGGAGCAGGACCTTGACCTACAGGTCGAAAAAGGGGTTCTGACTGTGATCGGTGGCAAGCGCGAAAATGACGCCGCTGAAGTGACTTACCTGCACCAGGGTATCGCGCAGCGTGCCTTCAAGCTGTCGTTCCGCTTGGCTGACCATATCGAAGTGAAGGCCGCCGGCCTGGCCAATGGCCTGCTCAGCATCGACCTGCTGCGCATCGTGCCAGAAGAAGCCAAGGCCAAGCGCATCCCGATCAATGGTGACAAACCAGCGCTGA
Proteins encoded:
- a CDS encoding thioesterase family protein → MSWDLATPFVIDLCVGSEDIDGLGHANNAVYVTWLERCAWRHSQRLGLDLAEYRRLDRAMAVVRHEIDYLAAAYEDDELQLATWIIHWDQRLRMTRRFQLKRPRDGVTLLRAQTTFACIELSSGKPKRMPAEFLDGYGPALIGA
- a CDS encoding tRNA-dihydrouridine synthase, with the protein product MQIALAPMEGLVDNILRDVLTRVGGIDWCVTEFIRVCDRLLPPSSFNKLAPELRQGARTAAGVPMRVQLLGSDPVCLAENAALACELGAPVIDLNFGCPAKTVNKSRGGAVLLKEPELLHAIVREVRRAVPAHIPVTAKMRLGFDSPDGALDCATALAEGGSAHLVVHARTKVEGYKPPAHWEWVARVQDVVKVPVFANGEIWTVDDWRRCREVSGADDIMLGRGLVSRPDLGLQIAAARDGRAYQPMSWDDLLPLLREFWRQAQAKLSPRYAPGRLKQWLAMLTRSYPEAVVLFAELRREDDCVRISRLLGVEMQALEACVA
- a CDS encoding Hsp20 family protein, whose protein sequence is MTTAFSLAPLFRHSVGFDRFNDLFESAARNEAGSSYPPYNVEKHGDDHYRIVVAAAGFQEQDLDLQVEKGVLTVIGGKRENDAAEVTYLHQGIAQRAFKLSFRLADHIEVKAAGLANGLLSIDLLRIVPEEAKAKRIPINGDKPALN